A genomic region of uncultured Paludibaculum sp. contains the following coding sequences:
- a CDS encoding GNAT family N-acetyltransferase, whose protein sequence is MDAIADAVFIRPFQSGDAEAFRALNEAWIAAIFAIEEKDREVLEHPVEKILARGGHILMAFVDNRPVGCGALLAMPDGGYEVAKMAVDETLRGQGIGRKLLMALIEQARSIGAPRLYLETNHRLANAIHLYESCGFMHLPPERVKPSPYVRSDVSMEMVLAPSLAR, encoded by the coding sequence ATGGACGCCATTGCAGACGCTGTCTTCATCCGCCCTTTCCAGTCCGGCGACGCGGAAGCCTTCCGGGCCCTGAACGAGGCCTGGATCGCCGCCATCTTCGCGATCGAGGAGAAAGACCGCGAGGTGCTGGAGCATCCCGTCGAGAAGATCCTCGCCCGCGGAGGCCACATCCTCATGGCCTTCGTGGACAACCGGCCGGTCGGCTGCGGAGCCCTGCTGGCCATGCCCGATGGCGGCTACGAGGTCGCAAAAATGGCCGTGGACGAGACGTTACGCGGGCAGGGCATCGGCCGTAAGCTGTTGATGGCCCTCATTGAGCAGGCCCGTTCCATCGGGGCGCCCAGGCTCTACCTCGAGACCAACCACCGGCTGGCAAACGCCATCCACCTGTATGAGAGTTGCGGTTTCATGCATTTGCCGCCGGAGCGCGTGAAGCCTTCGCCCTACGTCCGTTCCGACGTCAGTATGGAAATGGTGCTGGCGCCGAGCCTGGCCCGTTAA